A section of the Cydia amplana chromosome 15, ilCydAmpl1.1, whole genome shotgun sequence genome encodes:
- the LOC134654730 gene encoding uncharacterized protein LOC134654730, whose product MPRNYVRKSLRATCYTADDVLRAIEKIERKELTLFGAAKTYNIPLSTLHNKLYKKTGNKSKTLGRAPILSYEIEEQLANGLKTLEKWGFGLSRNEVITLVSKYIRLNNISTPFKDGVPGPDWFTSFRNRHGLSLKKAQPVEHARKVNTDPFSINEYFELLQATLKKLNLEQMPSQIWNLDETSVSFDPSKTKVVGKKGVPSSRTTHGTGKDNTTVLTAVNADGVKISPLIIFKGKFVWDSWMANTDKKYNFELSYAASPNGWIDSNIFLNYLEKVFIPALGKDRPVLLIYDGHNSHVNLNVVELALKNNITILKLPPHTSHLLQPLDVAVFKSFKSRWDAKLVEWQRKNTGVKLPKKIFSELVAEIWNDTEPRVIMNGFRKAGIYPFNSNVIPTDKYDPGAYKRWQEVQKNKPCPLEEQSSCPLPDDRPQHSPPLHENAHLSQQDRKVEVQFTKYTKTPVSLNQLCIDIITSQMLRDDNSTKEPENVHMLTDALKCQEQAQTFITNKKENLPICLQPKRITKDSTTKPNSNVNIISNTLISFEDLLLNTVKQSPRHDHNMKKKRVSKGAEVITETMKNQLEEKKTQSILQTKIIIPKKKTNATKKNKALKENVIQRKRKLSLHSDEDSTENEEKYQMIGKTSQVKNKYVSKCKIKQEGHHKEEKNKNIQKKRKTESIGNDTKFQEIGESSQTNENKYKTKCEIKKEGCRKMKLRKYKSSSDTDSSEKETEIITMDTDVSDYENMAEFIDKCLKEQDEDQENIDPYAIIPLGLSDITFYSDDNDLKQGDWLIVKFTTKKSVKHFVGTIMSFAHKLPVVKYVRKVKQSKSDTVTSFTYPIVEDIGALKSKEDILCVLPQPTISRRGQIKFEVDFHKYNIQ is encoded by the coding sequence ATGCCCCGAAATTATGTTAGAAAATCTCTACGTGCAACCTGTTACACTGCTGATGATGTGCTTCGAGCTATTGAGAAAATTGAAAGGAAGGAGTTAACTCTATTTGGAGCAGCTAAGACATATAATATACCGCTTTCAACTCTACACAATAAGTTGTATAAGAAAACGGGCAATAAAAGCAAAACGTTGGGTCGGGCTCCTATCCTTTCCTATGAAATTGAAGAGCAATTAGCAAACGGCCTAAAGACTTTGGAAAAATGGGGGTTTGGCCTATCCAGAAACGAAGTTATTACACTTGTGTCAAAGTATATTCGCCTTAATAATATATCAACCCCATTTAAAGACGGTGTTCCTGGACCAGATTGGTTTACAAGTTTTCGTAACCGCCATGGCCTTTCTCTCAAGAAAGCTCAACCTGTTGAACACGCCAGAAAAGTGAACACTGATCCATTTAGCATAAATGAGTACTTTGAACTTTTACaggcaactttaaaaaaattaaatttggagCAAATGCCTTCACAAATCTGGAATTTGGATGAAACATCAGTAAGCTTTGACCCCTCGAAGACAAAAGTAGTAGGAAAGAAGGGAGTTCCGTCCTCCAGAACCACACATGGGACTGGTAAAGACAACACAACCGTGTTAACGGCCGTTAATGCGGATGGAGTGAAAATTAGtcctttaattatatttaaagggAAATTTGTGTGGGATTCATGGATGGCTAATActgacaaaaaatataattttgaattgtccTATGCTGCAAGTCCAAACGGATGGATAGACTCGAATATATTTCTgaattatttagaaaaagtatttattCCAGCACTTGGGAAAGACCGACCTGTCTTGCTTATATATGACGGACACAATTCCCACGTCAACTTAAATGTTGTGGAATTGGCCCTTAAAAACAATATCACAATATTGAAACTACCACCACACACGTCCCATCTTCTGCAACCGTTGGATGTTGCTGTGTTTAAATCTTTTAAAAGTAGATGGGATGCTAAATTGGTAGAATGGCAAAGAAAAAACACGGGAGTGAAACTGCCAAAAAAGATATTTTCCGAACTAGTTGCTGAAATTTGGAACGATACCGAACCCCGAGTAATAATGAACGGATTTAGAAAAGCGGGTATATATCCCTTTAACTCTAACGTGATCCCTACTGATAAGTATGATCCAGGAGCATACAAACGCTGGCAAGAAGTTCAAAAAAATAAACCTTGTCCTCTAGAGGAACAGTCTTCGTGTCCTCTACCAGACGATCGACCACAACATTCACCGCCACTCCACGAAAATGCCCATCTTTCGCAGCAAGATCGCAAAGTAGAGGTTCAGTTTACTAAATATACTAAAACGCCAGTATCTTTAAACCAACTTTGCATAGACATAATTACGTCCCAAATGTTGAGAGACGATAATTCAACTAAAGAACCAGAAAATGTGCATATGTTGACAGATGCACTAAAATGTCAAGAACAAGCACAAACATTCAtaacaaacaaaaaagaaaatttacCGATATGCCTGCAACCAAAAAGAATAACTAAAGATTCAACAACGAAACCTAACTCAAATGTCAATATAATTAGTAATACGTTAATAAGTTTTGAAGACCTTCTGCTTAATACAGTAAAACAAAGCCCTCGACATGATcataacatgaaaaaaaaacgagtGTCGAAAGGAGCTGAAGTGATCACAGAGACTATGAAAAACCAACTAGaagaaaagaaaacacaaaGTATACTTCAAACCAAAATAATAATACCAAAGAAGAAAACGAATGCCACGAAGAAAAATAAGGCTTTGAAAGAAAATGTTATTCAAAGAAAACGAAAACTTTCATTACATAGTGACGAAGATTCCACAGAAAATGAagaaaaatatcaaatgattggtaaaactagtcaagtaaaaaataaatacgttAGTAAATGTAAGATAAAACAAGAAGGTCACCATAaagaggaaaaaaataaaaatatacaaaagaaaagaaaaacggAAAGCATTGGGAATGATACAAAATTTCAAGAGATTGGTGAAAGTAGTcaaacaaatgaaaataaatacaaaactaaatgtgaaataaaaaaagagGGCTGCAGAAAAATGAAACTTAGAAAATACAAATCGTCTAGTGATACAGACAGCTCTGAAAAAGAAACGGAAATCATTACTATGGACACTGATGTCTCTGATTACGAAAATATGGCTGAGTTTATAGATAAATGTTTGAAGGAGCAAGATGAAGACCAAGAAAACATAGATCCGTATGCAATCATACCACTGGGTTTGAGTGACATAACATTTTATAGTGACGACAACGATTTAAAACAAGGTGATTGGCTCATAGTAAAGTTTACAACAAAAAAGAGTGTCAAACATTTTGTTGGAACTATAATGTCATTTGCACACAAACTGCCTGTTGTCAAATATGTCAGAAAAGTTAAGCAATCAAAATCTGACACGGTGACATCATTTACCTACCCAATAGTAGAAGATATAGGTGCCCTAAAAAGCAAAGAAGATATTCTTTGTGTATTACCTCAGCCTACTATATCTCGTCGTGGTCAAATTAAATTCGAAGTTGATTTccataaatataatattcagtga